A window of Rubricoccus marinus contains these coding sequences:
- a CDS encoding transglycosylase domain-containing protein, translating into MPDKLPPLLIRPETRPHPLRPRVSPIPRADPPPPRGLWRRFWWRVTDRERPLWRRALTVLGAFAALGTALALTGAVVLVVYAMSLRASMPDTYQLMAATRAQPTLVYAASGEKLTQFEPRFREWVPLDSVPVHFTHALIATEDRRFYEHGGVDLRRLVGAMYYSARGDRQGGSTITQQLTRNLFPEAIGNVGIVDRKLKEAMAARQIEKANTKREILEAYVNTTPFLYNAHGIELAARTYFGVPARELSVAQSAMFVAMLKGPNRYNPVRYPERALARRDLVISLMGTNGDLSPEAVREAQAEPLGVELRPQPGEQSLAPHFTEMVRQQLNAWARDRGYDVERDGLVIRTTLDLGMQRQAEAAVAERVPQVARAAGARYTGATLDVHLRRTPLYARALAGGESPEAALRAVRQDRAVVDSVRQILTRLQVGLVAMDPQTGYVKAYVGSRDYLTDPFDHAGVARRQPGSTFKAFVYAAALQRGYSPEDRVVDEAPEVNMGNGKTWRPTNAGGGASGGSVRLVDALAYSKNTVAAQLGLEIGAPRLAMLARAMGIESEMDIVPSLALGTSPVTVLEMVGAYGTIANDGVRRAPILIRRIESASGRVIEERGGTGRQVLTRRDARVLTGMMQEVIARGTGARAREYGASGALAGKTGTTQRNMDGWFMLMHPRLVTGAWVGYNDQRVTFNQGSSGYGGRTALPVVASFFARVQDGLPPAAFPTAPGFGEEMTAENPDSLFGRIDDPTMAEFDWDAYLEGYGEDPSSPREREAPEIERPDTPRPSVDPQPRRISRTNAVDDVQRNAREAQERRERAGTRPQVPPPAPPTESNPNNKGGLTAEEMLGVDDG; encoded by the coding sequence ATGCCCGACAAGCTCCCGCCCCTCCTCATTCGCCCCGAAACGCGTCCGCACCCGCTGCGTCCGCGCGTTTCGCCGATCCCGCGAGCCGACCCGCCACCGCCGAGAGGCCTCTGGCGTCGGTTCTGGTGGCGCGTGACCGATCGCGAGCGCCCGCTGTGGCGCCGCGCACTGACGGTTCTCGGAGCGTTCGCCGCGCTCGGGACGGCGCTTGCGCTGACCGGAGCCGTCGTGCTCGTGGTATACGCGATGTCCCTTCGGGCGTCGATGCCGGACACGTACCAGTTGATGGCCGCGACGCGCGCCCAGCCGACGCTGGTGTACGCGGCCTCTGGCGAGAAGCTGACGCAGTTTGAGCCGCGCTTCCGTGAGTGGGTGCCGCTGGACTCCGTTCCGGTCCACTTCACGCACGCCCTCATCGCGACCGAGGACCGCCGCTTTTACGAGCATGGCGGCGTGGACCTGAGGCGGCTCGTGGGCGCGATGTACTACTCCGCCAGAGGCGACCGCCAAGGCGGCTCCACGATCACGCAGCAGCTCACGCGCAACCTCTTCCCCGAAGCCATCGGCAACGTTGGCATCGTGGACCGCAAGCTGAAAGAGGCCATGGCGGCGCGGCAGATTGAGAAGGCCAACACGAAGCGCGAGATCCTAGAGGCGTATGTCAACACGACGCCGTTTCTCTACAACGCGCACGGCATCGAGTTGGCCGCGCGCACCTACTTCGGCGTGCCGGCGCGCGAGCTCAGCGTGGCTCAGTCCGCCATGTTCGTCGCGATGCTTAAAGGTCCCAACCGGTACAACCCGGTCCGGTACCCGGAGCGCGCCCTGGCCCGCCGCGATCTCGTGATCTCGCTCATGGGCACCAACGGCGACCTTTCGCCAGAGGCCGTCCGCGAGGCGCAGGCCGAGCCGCTTGGTGTGGAGCTCCGCCCGCAGCCGGGTGAGCAGTCCCTCGCGCCGCACTTTACCGAGATGGTCCGCCAGCAGCTCAACGCGTGGGCGCGAGATCGTGGCTACGACGTGGAGCGCGACGGTCTGGTGATCCGTACCACGCTGGACCTCGGCATGCAGCGCCAGGCCGAGGCCGCCGTGGCCGAGCGCGTCCCGCAGGTCGCCCGGGCCGCTGGCGCGCGCTACACCGGCGCCACGCTCGACGTGCACCTCCGCCGCACGCCGCTCTACGCACGCGCCCTTGCAGGGGGCGAGTCGCCAGAGGCCGCTCTCCGCGCCGTGCGCCAGGACCGCGCCGTGGTAGACTCGGTCAGGCAGATCCTCACGCGCCTTCAGGTGGGCCTTGTCGCGATGGACCCGCAGACGGGCTACGTCAAAGCCTACGTCGGCAGCCGGGACTACCTGACCGACCCGTTTGACCACGCGGGCGTGGCGAGGCGGCAGCCGGGGAGCACGTTCAAGGCCTTCGTCTACGCCGCAGCGCTCCAGCGCGGCTACTCGCCCGAGGACCGCGTCGTGGACGAGGCGCCAGAGGTCAACATGGGCAACGGCAAAACGTGGCGCCCGACAAACGCCGGCGGCGGGGCCTCTGGCGGGTCCGTTCGCCTGGTGGACGCGCTGGCGTACTCGAAAAACACCGTTGCGGCGCAGTTGGGCTTGGAGATCGGCGCGCCGCGCCTCGCCATGCTCGCCCGCGCGATGGGTATCGAGAGCGAGATGGACATCGTGCCCTCGCTCGCACTGGGCACGAGCCCGGTGACCGTCCTTGAAATGGTCGGCGCGTACGGCACCATCGCCAACGACGGCGTGCGCCGCGCGCCCATCCTGATCCGGCGCATCGAGAGCGCCAGCGGCCGGGTGATCGAGGAGCGCGGCGGGACCGGCCGGCAGGTGCTTACCCGCCGCGACGCCCGCGTGCTGACCGGCATGATGCAGGAGGTCATCGCCCGGGGCACCGGCGCCCGCGCCCGGGAGTACGGCGCCTCTGGCGCCCTCGCGGGCAAGACCGGCACCACGCAACGCAACATGGACGGGTGGTTTATGCTCATGCACCCGCGCCTGGTGACGGGCGCCTGGGTGGGCTACAACGATCAGCGCGTGACCTTCAACCAAGGCAGTTCCGGCTATGGCGGCCGGACCGCGTTGCCCGTCGTCGCGAGCTTTTTCGCGCGCGTCCAGGACGGCCTGCCTCCGGCCGCCTTCCCGACCGCTCCGGGATTCGGCGAGGAGATGACTGCCGAGAACCCCGACAGCCTGTTCGGCCGGATCGACGATCCCACGATGGCGGAGTTCGACTGGGATGCGTACTTGGAAGGCTATGGCGAGGACCCGTCCAGCCCGCGCGAGCGCGAGGCGCCCGAGATCGAGCGGCCGGACACGCCGCGGCCGTCCGTGGACCCGCAGCCGCGCCGCATTTCGCGCACGAACGCCGTGGACGACGTGCAGCGCAACGCGCGAGAGGCCCAGGAGCGTCGCGAAAGGGCCGGCACGCGCCCCCAGGTCCCGCCGCCCGCACCGCCCACCGAGAGCAACCCGAACAACAAGGGTGGGCTCACCGCTGAAGAGATGCTCGGCGTGGACGACGGCTGA
- a CDS encoding vWA domain-containing protein — protein MYTPPPLARASLVAGLLLFLAACGSTDASHSGANEVFGDAAYAPSVAQAPLAEAPPPTDREAYAALDETGFVTPEAAPFSTFSIDVDRASYANVRRILGEGRLPPADAVRVEEFVNAFEYDLVAPEAGSRHPFAIETEIARAPWAPSHHLVRVAMQARRMDTEDLPPLNLVFLLDTSGSMNSADKLGLLKQGLKLLTHAMRPQDRVAIVAYAGSAGLVLPSTSDRGEILDALDWLHAGGSTAGGEGLRLAYATARERFDPNATNRVILATDGDFNVGVSSDAEMQRLVERERASGVMLSVLGFGRGNLQDSKMEALADHGNGNYAYIDSIREAEKVLVREMGGTLVALAKDVKVQVEFNPAHVAAYRLIGYENRRLRDEEFNDDTRDAGELGAGHTVTAIYEVIPAGQPVPSGAGVDAPRYQQSVPASGARGAGELMTVKFRYKPATGPGTFSDESIRLDRVVRADEAQDVRVSSEAMRWATAVTEGAMVLRQTAYAPGASYDHALDLARTARGQDPHGDRAEFVRLLETARALAATSGREAQARAVPD, from the coding sequence CGAGGTCTTCGGCGACGCGGCGTATGCGCCTTCAGTGGCCCAGGCGCCTCTGGCGGAGGCTCCGCCCCCGACGGACCGCGAAGCCTACGCGGCGCTGGACGAGACCGGCTTCGTCACGCCAGAGGCCGCGCCGTTCTCCACCTTCTCTATCGACGTGGACCGCGCGAGCTACGCCAACGTCCGGCGCATTCTGGGCGAGGGCCGCCTCCCTCCCGCCGACGCTGTTCGCGTCGAGGAGTTCGTCAACGCGTTCGAGTACGACCTCGTAGCGCCAGAGGCTGGCTCTCGGCACCCGTTCGCAATCGAGACCGAAATTGCGCGGGCGCCGTGGGCCCCCTCGCACCACCTGGTTCGTGTCGCGATGCAGGCGCGGCGGATGGATACAGAAGACCTCCCGCCGCTCAACTTGGTGTTTCTGCTCGATACGTCGGGCTCGATGAACTCCGCCGACAAGCTGGGACTTCTCAAGCAGGGCCTGAAGCTTCTCACCCACGCGATGCGCCCTCAGGACCGCGTGGCGATCGTGGCCTACGCCGGGTCGGCCGGACTCGTGCTGCCGTCCACGTCGGACCGCGGCGAAATCCTGGACGCGCTGGACTGGCTCCACGCCGGAGGCTCGACCGCTGGCGGCGAGGGTTTGCGCCTCGCGTACGCCACCGCCCGCGAGCGCTTCGACCCCAACGCCACCAACCGCGTCATCCTCGCGACCGACGGCGACTTCAACGTGGGCGTGTCCTCCGACGCCGAAATGCAGCGGCTCGTCGAGAGGGAACGGGCCTCTGGCGTGATGCTGAGCGTCCTCGGCTTCGGACGCGGTAACCTGCAAGACTCCAAGATGGAGGCCCTAGCCGACCACGGCAACGGCAACTACGCCTACATCGACTCCATCCGCGAGGCCGAGAAAGTGCTCGTGCGCGAGATGGGCGGCACGCTTGTCGCCCTCGCGAAAGACGTCAAGGTGCAGGTCGAGTTCAACCCCGCGCACGTGGCGGCCTACCGCCTGATCGGCTACGAGAACCGCCGTCTGCGCGACGAGGAGTTCAACGATGACACGCGCGACGCGGGAGAACTCGGTGCCGGGCATACCGTTACCGCGATTTACGAAGTGATTCCCGCAGGTCAGCCTGTGCCCAGTGGCGCGGGCGTGGACGCGCCGCGCTACCAGCAGAGCGTGCCCGCCTCTGGCGCCAGAGGCGCGGGCGAGTTGATGACCGTCAAGTTCCGGTACAAGCCCGCTACCGGGCCCGGCACGTTCTCCGACGAGAGCATTCGGTTGGACCGCGTTGTCCGAGCCGACGAGGCTCAGGACGTGCGCGTCTCCAGCGAGGCGATGCGCTGGGCCACGGCCGTGACCGAGGGCGCGATGGTGCTCCGCCAAACGGCGTACGCGCCGGGCGCGAGCTACGACCATGCGCTGGACCTCGCGCGGACCGCCCGAGGCCAGGACCCGCACGGCGACCGCGCCGAGTTCGTGCGCCTCTTGGAGACCGCCCGCGCGCTCGCCGCCACCTCGGGCCGCGAGGCGCAGGCGCGAGCCGTACCGGACTGA